In one window of Juglans regia cultivar Chandler chromosome 3, Walnut 2.0, whole genome shotgun sequence DNA:
- the LOC109011099 gene encoding tyrosine/DOPA decarboxylase 2-like has protein sequence MNGLNFDHELNHMTSSNNTNPLDPEEFRRQGHMIVDFLADYYADIEKYPVLSQVEPGYLQKHLPKSTPHDPEPIETILQDVKDHIIPGITHWQSPNFFAYFQCTSSIAGFLCEMLCTGFNVVGFNWIASPVATELETIVMDWLGGMLNLPNSFLFSGNGGGVIQGTTCEAILCTMVAARDQMLRRVGRQNMEKLVVYGSDQTHSALQKAAQIAGINPKNFRAIKTTKSTSFALSPDSLRSAIRADMEAGLVPLYLCANVGTTSTTAIDPLGSLCDVAKDYGLWVHVDVAYAGSACICFEFRHFMDGVEGVNSLSLNAHKWLFTSLDCCCLWVKDPSALIKSLSTNPEFLRNKAFDSKQVVDYKDWQITLSRRFRALKLWFVLRSYGAANLRNFMRSHVKMAKLFEGFVAMDKRFEIVVPRNFAMICFRINLPSTMGKGVYQNGKVGDNGPMLLKENITTANELNKKLLESINASGRVYMTHTVLEDMYVIRFAVGATLVEERHVIMAWKVVQEHATAILSNN, from the coding sequence ATGAATGGCCTAAATTTTGACCATGAACTAAATCACATGACTTCTTCCAATAACACAAACCCACTAGATCCTGAGGAGTTTAGGCGACAAGGCCACATGATCGTAGACTTCCTAGCCGATTACTATGCAGATATCGAGAAATATCCAGTCCTAAGCCAAGTTGAACCAGGATATCTCCAAAAACACTTGCCAAAGTCCACCCCACATGATCCAGAACCCATCGAAACCATTCTCCAAGACGTGAAAGACCATATTATTCCTGGTATAACGCATTGGCAAAGCCCTAACTTCTTTGCCTACTTCCAATGCACAAGTAGCATAGCAGGGTTTCTCTGTGAGATGCTTTGCACTGGATTCAATGTGGTCGGGTTCAACTGGATTGCATCCCCAGTTGCGACTGAACTGGAGACGATAGTCATGGATTGGCTTGGAGGGATGCTCAACCTGCCTAACTCTTTTCTATTTTCGGGCAATGGAGGTGGAGTGATACAAGGGACTACTTGTGAGGCCATTTTGTGCACAATGGTCGCTGCCAGGGATCAAATGCTTCGCCGAGTTGGGAGGCAAAATATGGAAAAGCTGGTAGTTTATGGGTCTGACCAAACACATAGCGCACTCCAAAAAGCGGCACAAATAGCAGGAATCAACCCAAAGAATTTCAGAGCCATCAAGACCACTAAGTCCACATCATTTGCGCTCTCACCAGACTCCCTACGATCAGCCATTCGTGCAGATATGGAAGCAGGCCTGGTCCCATTGTACCTATGTGCCAATGTGGGGACAACATCAACGACTGCCATTGATCCATTAGGGTCATTATGTGATGTGGCAAAAGATTATGGCCTTTGGGTCCACGTTGATGTTGCTTATGCCGGAAGTGCTTGCATTTGTTTTGAGTTTCGGCATTTCATGGATGGCGTTGAGGGTGTAAACTCACTCAGTCTCAATGCACATAAATGGCTCTTCACCTCTTTAGATTGTTGTTGCCTTTGGGTTAAAGATCCAAGCGCCTTGATAAAATCACTATCAACAAACCCCGAGTTCTTGAGAAATAAAGCCTTTGATTCGAAGCAAGTGGTCGACTATAAAGACTGGCAAATAACTCTAAGCCGAAGATTCCGAGCCTTAAAGTTATGGTTCGTGCTTAGAAGCTATGGAGCGGCTAACCTGAGGAACTTCATGAGAAGTCATGTTAAAATGGCCAAACTTTTTGAAGGGTTTGTAGCAATGGACAAGAGGTTCGAGATTGTGGTCCCCAGAAATTTTGCCATGATTTGTTTCAGGATTAATCTGCCATCAACAATGGGTAAGGGGGTATATCAAAATGGAAAGGTGGGTGATAATGGTCCAATGttactaaaagaaaatatcaccACTGCAAATGAGCTTAACAAGAAGTTATTGGAGTCCATTAACGCATCAGGTCGTGTTTACATGACTCATACCGTACTTGAGGATATGTATGTAATACGGTTTGCGGTTGGTGCAACTCTGGTAGAGGAAAGACACGTTATAATGGCTTGGAAGGTGGTACAGGAGCATGCGACTGCCATACTAAGCAACAACTAA
- the LOC109011084 gene encoding phospholipase A1-Igamma1, chloroplastic, with translation MQVICNHLPSAAQSGMARTGASTALILNARQEVVLDRPQAAKPSNRASRLAESVSHLLHLHVEAPPRANLLQSHWKSYSDDQDQKHSTPTYSPKEVIAEKWREIHGHCSSDLDRLLDPLHPWLRREIVKYGEFAQATYDAFDFDSFSEYCGSSRYSRDRLFEKLGLTRNGYTVKKYIYAMSNIDMPSWLERSHLVDTTWSKDSNWMGYVAVSDDEETRRIGRRDIVVAWRGTVAPSEWYEDMQRKLERYGQGDAKVEHGFLNIYTSKIESTRYNKCSASEQVMKEVTRLVQWYREKGEEVSLTITGHSLGGALALLNAYEAASTIPNLPVSVISFGAPRVGNIAFRDELHQLGVKTLRVVVKQDIVPRMPGLVLNESLQKFDEITGSLEWVYTHCGAELKLDVRSSPFLKRGFNLPGFHSLETYLHLADGFLGSATTFRSDARRDIALVNKACDMLVDELRIPHFWYQLENKGLVRNAHGRWVKPTRNPEDIPSPANSEQDVHALSLGTQTQDHDHVLKTQYVV, from the coding sequence aTGCAGGTGATCTGTAATCATCTTCCTTCTGCCGCTCAGTCTGGCATGGCCAGGACTGGTGCTTCCACGGCCTTGATATTGAATGCCCGTCAAGAAGTAGTTCTCGATCGCCCACAAGCTGCAAAGCCCTCAAACCGGGCTTCACGTCTGGCCGAATCAGTCTCACACCTCCTTCACCTCCATGTTGAAGCGCCTCCTAGGGCTAATCTTCTCCAATCCCATTGGAAATCTTACAGTGATGATCAAGATCAGAAACACTCTACTCCAACTTACTCTCCCAAGGAGGTCATAGCTGAGAAGTGGCGTGAGATTCATGGACATTGTTCCTCGGATTTGGACCGTCTTTTGGACCCTCTTCACCCTTGGCTCCGAAGGGAAATCGTCAAATATGGAGAATTTGCACAAGCAACGTATGatgcttttgattttgattctttCTCTGAGTATTGTGGGAGCAGCCGCTACAGCCGTGACAGGTTGTTTGAGAAATTAGGCCTCACTAGAAATGGCTACACGGTCAAAAAGTATATCTACGCCATGTCAAATATAGACATGCCTAGCTGGCTGGAGAGATCACATTTGGTGGACACTACTTGGAGCAAAGATTCCAACTGGATGGGCTACGTGGCGGTCAGCGATGACGAGGAGACACGTCGGATTGGACGGAGAGATATCGTGGTGGCATGGCGTGGGACCGTGGCACCCTCGGAGTGGTACGAGGATATGCAAAGGAAATTAGAGCGGTATGGGCAAGGGGATGCTAAAGTTGAACATGGGTTTCTTAATATTTACACTAGCAAGATTGAATCTACGAGGTACAACAAGTGTAGTGCCTCGGAGCAAGTCATGAAAGAAGTGACAAGACTTGTGCAATGGTACAGGGAAAAGGGTGAAGAAGTTAGTCTCACAATCACTGGACATAGCTTGGGTGGTGCATTGGCTCTCCTCAATGCATACGAAGCAGCATCCACCATTCCAAACCTTCCCGTCAGCGTGATTTCCTTCGGAGCTCCGAGGGTCGGCAACATTGCTTTCCGAGATGAGCTCCACCAGTTGGGAGTTAAGACATTGAGGGTGGTAGTTAAGCAGGACATAGTTCCTAGGATGCCAGGACTTGTTTTGAATGAGAGTTTGCAGAAGTTTGATGAGATCACCGGGTCATTGGAATGGGTTTACACCCATTGTGGAGCAGAATTGAAACTAGATGTTCGTTCTTCGCCTTTCCTCAAACGGGGATTCAATTTGCCTGGGTTTCATAGCCTTGAGACATACCTTCATCTTGCAGATGGGTTTCTTGGTAGTGCCACAACATTTCGGTCGGATGCTAGGAGGGATATTGCTTTAGTGAACAAGGCATGTGACATGTTGGTGGATGAGCTTAGGATCCCACATTTTTGGTACCAATTGGAAAACAAAGGATTGGTTCGTAATGCTCATGGTAGATGGGTAAAACCAACGAGAAATCCAGAAGACATACCTTCACCAGCTAATAGTGAACAAGATGTCCATGCTCTTTCGCTTGGTACCCAAACacaagatcatgatcatgtacttAAAACACAATatgttgtataa